From Melitaea cinxia chromosome 3, ilMelCinx1.1, whole genome shotgun sequence, one genomic window encodes:
- the LOC123669650 gene encoding dTTP/UTP pyrophosphatase encodes MLQPVMHVLKQKNIILASGSPRRKELIENIGLAVGLCPSLFEENLDPKNYKSFTEFVEETALQKVLEVDNRLSLQGDPPDVVIGADTMVTLDGSMFGKPTSEQEAFDMLKSLSGRSHTVYTGVVVKANDKIVKFTEKTDVIFGKLDDEQIRGYIATKEPMDKAGGYGIQGVGGTFVERIEGDYFTVVGLPLYRLCSVLYNMFKENK; translated from the exons ATGTTACAACCTGTGATGCATGttttaaaacagaaaaatataatcTTAGCGAGTGGATCACCGAGGCGAAAAgaattaatagaaaatatt gGTCTGGCAGTTGGTCTTTGTCCATCGCTCTTTGAAGAGAATCTCGATCCTAAAAACTACAAGAGCTTTACAGAATTTGTTGAAGAAACAGCTTTGCAGAAAGTCCTAGAAGTAGATAATAGGTTAAGTTTGCAAGGTGACCCACCGGATGTAGTTATCGGTGCTGATACAATGGTTACACTTGATGGATCCATGTTTGGCAAGCCAACATCGGAGCAAGAAGCTTTTGACATGCTAAAAAG TCTTTCAGGAAGAAGTCACACAGTGTACACGGGTGTGGTAGTGAAAGCTAATGATAAAATAGTGAAATTTACCGAAAAAACAGATGTCATATTTGGAAAATTGGATGACGAACAGATCAGAGGATATATAGCTACTAAAGAACCTAT GGATAAAGCTGGGGGCTATGGTATACAAGGCGTTGGAGGCACTTTTGTGGAAAGGATAGAGGGCGACTATTTCACAGTGGTCGGTTTACCACTGTATAGGCTTTGTTCTGTACTCTATAATATGTTTAAGGAGAATAAATAA
- the LOC123669651 gene encoding sentrin-specific protease 1-like: MQSVVAYVRSLLGWCEDNPTTKTSFKRDRTDDDFSFENDTPTLKRLKRLRKTSYPDIMNSRDTWEEEKPSKNVRYVPIQIETGHPSTSTPNESTTKVGSRVRHVPIKFVDISSNGPSSTQRKPRMHTPVKPVIRAIIDDDEDDQEVTWIESKPEKKKPSKVYINLDDDDDDDEEENNEDDDVVFVKKVTSPPPPLPYKYFVSKNNLTDTREEEGATYYKICRKANDRNTCISPRANSKFKTPAGITKVYRKVPTPVPRWMQAPRTNLSQFKSRYSNLNGNTRSTLSEVFNLDEKRNYQELIKKFSDTTKPVSIGKSRDISSLAEEAASLRQTQRTQKSALNEIKLFERDISVEKGSEDGKEYDPITVASINSSDSEVEVIPSDASTSSSVKIGPINTLRDSFKDSAVTSRDWLSKLDSKYKKKKQETQEKLNDARRESDIISKVNYEQKLAHLEHKLKYELSIPESLIEEVPPAVELPPLTPEQEKLVTKALGPGPPNQLLVEKFNLRIHRRDLQTLAGLNWLNDEVINFYMNLLMQRSEEKSDLPKVYATNTFFYPKLMQSGQAGLRRWTRKVDIFSHDLMVVPVHLGVHWCLSIIDFRKKKIMYLDSMGSSNQACLDALLQYLHDEHKDKKGQLFDNNGWTTQNLKDIPQQMNGSDCGMFACTFAEFSSRDAPYSFSQAHMPYLRRKAALEILQARLLL; encoded by the exons ATGCAGTCCGTAGTGGCTTATGTACGCAGTTTACTAGGCTGGTGTGAAGACAATCCAACGACCAAGACAAGCTTTAAAAGAGACAG GACCGACGATGATTTCTCCTTTGAAAACGACACACCGACCCTGAAAAGACTTAAAAGACTAAGAAAAACATCTTATCCTGATATAATGAATTCAAGAG ACACGTGGGAGGAAGAGAAGCCCAGCAAAAATGTTAGATATGTTCCAATACAGATAGAAACTGGCCATCCAAGTACTTCTACACCAAATGAGAGTACAACAAAAGTAGGCAGCCGAGTAAGACATGTTCCGATCAAATTTGTAGATATATCAAGTAATGGACCATCGTCAACTCAAAGAAAACCTAGAATGCACACACCTGTGAAACCTGTGATTCGAGCAATcattgatgatgatgaggatgaTCAGGAG GTAACTTGGATAGAAAGCAAACCAGAAAAGAAGAAACCTTCAAAAGTTTATATTAAccttgatgatgatgatgacgacgaTGAGGAAGAGAACAATGAGGATGACGATGTCgtatttgttaaaaaagtaACCTCTCCGCCTCCACCTCTACCATACAAGTactttgttagtaaaaataacttAACTGACACTAGAGAAGAAGAGGGCGccacatattataaaatttgtcgTAAAGCTAATGATAGGAATACGTGTATCTCACCTAGAGCAAATAGTAAATTCAAAACACCAGCAGGTATAACCAAAGTATACAGAAAAGTACCCACTCCGGTGCCCAGATGGATGCAGGCACCGAGGACGAATCTCTCGCAGTTCAAAAGtagatattcaaatttaaatggtaataCAAGATCAACGTTGTCagaagtttttaatttagatgAAAAAAGAAACTACCAAGAGTTAATTAAGAAATTCTCAGATACAACGAAACCTGTGTCGATTGGAAAATCAAGAGATATAAGTAGCTTGGCTGAAGAAGCTGCTTCATTAAGACAAACGCAAAGAACTCAGAAGAGTGCATTGAATGAAATCAAATTGTTCGAAAGAGATATAAGTGTGGAGAAAGGGAGTGAAGATGGAAAAGAATATGATCCTATAACTGTAGCATCTATCAATTCATCTGACTCAGAAGTAGAAGTAATACCATCCGATGCATCTACGTCTTCTTCTGTTAAGATAGGTCCTATAAATACTTTACGTGACTCCTTTAAAGATAGTGCGGTCACATCAAGAGACTGGCTATCAAAATTGGATTCtaagtataaaaagaaaaagcaAGAAACTCAAGAGAAGTTAAACGACGCACGTCGTGAGTCAGATATAATTTCGAAAGTTAATTATGAACAGAAATTAGCACATTTAGAGCATAAGTTGAAATATGAATTAAGTATACCAGAGAGTTTAATAGAGGAAGTTCCACCTGCTGTTGAGTTACCACCTCTTACTCCAGAACAAGAGAAATTAGTAACAAAAGCATTAGGGCCTGGTCCTCCAAATCAATTACTTGTCGAGAAATTTAATTTACGGATACATAG ACGTGACCTCCAAACGTTAGCAGGATTAAACTGGTTGAATGATGAAGTCATAAACTTCTATATGAATTTGCTGATGCAAAGGAGTGAGGAAAAATCTGATCTACCGAAAGTGTACGCcactaacacatttttttatcccAAGCTCATGCAAAGTGGTCAAGCTGGTCTACGCAGGTGGACAAGAAAG gtggATATATTTTCCCACGACCTGATGGTGGTGCCCGTCCACCTCGGAGTCCACTGGTGTCTGAGCATCATTGACTTCCGGAAGAAAAAGATAATGTACCTTGACAGCATGGGTAGCTCCAATCAAGCCTGCCTCGATGCCTTGCTGCAGTACCTGCATGACGAACACAAGGACAAAAAGGGACAACTCTTTGATAATAATGGTTGGACTACTCAGAATTTAAAG GACATTCCTCAGCAGATGAATGGCAGCGATTGCGGTATGTTCGCTTGTACGTTTGCTGAGTTTAGTAGTCGAGACGCTCCCTACTCATTCTCTCAGGCCCACATGCCGTATTTACGTCGTAAGGCCGCTCTAGAGATACTACAGGCACGCCTTTTACTGTGA